The Lycium ferocissimum isolate CSIRO_LF1 chromosome 8, AGI_CSIRO_Lferr_CH_V1, whole genome shotgun sequence DNA segment GGAAGTGGACGGCAGGTTTTGATCGGGATGTGGATATGCACCACAGTATTCTTCCATTCCGGGACCAGCTTGATCAGATGACGGACGATGTggtaaaactatttaactttacgttattaatttaattaaacgtcttttctacttggtgatcactgatttgtatttatattttatgcAGCTATTTATATGGACGTCGTATGCTGCTATTTTGGATGGGTTGTCGGCCTTTTGCAAGGCTAGTCAGGCTATGTGgaggtcgcggtgtccattgacACACCTAGACATCGTTGAGGACCACATGCCCGAGCGCGTCTTACAA contains these protein-coding regions:
- the LOC132066164 gene encoding serine/threonine-protein phosphatase 7 long form homolog, which codes for MLPFQPVLRHHLGIDMPYARKWTAGFDRDVDMHHSILPFRDQLDQMTDDVLFIWTSYAAILDGLSAFCKASQAMWRSRCPLTHLDIVEDHMPERVLQQFGHIQNIPPNVRHELQHYRNDRAIIDDAFLAFMGAQLQR